The following proteins are encoded in a genomic region of Triticum dicoccoides isolate Atlit2015 ecotype Zavitan chromosome 1B, WEW_v2.0, whole genome shotgun sequence:
- the LOC119317544 gene encoding protein FAR1-RELATED SEQUENCE 5-like isoform X1, whose amino-acid sequence MSTNGVELDGVCAPPAAWNSCAYPVESQDSMSVPTMAFGTGGDAQLVGDAARAEVCSEATSGWTRRVRIGKAPEEREMNPNRKSALELSLRAYADKKDGPVLCPSIGTSFDSIDEAYEFYNLYSWECGFGVRLAKSRLNVERKRCMQEIVCACAGKPIRENSRSSRCGCNAMIRLLRSNDKGWYIAEHKDAHNHPLSLTCGQKLHWKSHRHIDRYTKDLVKQLRDNNVGLGKVFSIVGSYFGSVDNVPFTKRSLKTLCRKLNREQSDMDAVKTMEILSEMKANDPDFNYTVQVDEESRVKTLMWVTSKGFDQYRCFGDAITFDTTYRTNLYDMPFGLFVGVNNHFQSIIFGGAMMRDEKEDTFKWIFREFIRMVGGKHPQTILTDQACAMELAIAVELPNTVHRWCKWHVLKKAKESMGVLWSKDSKFKMEFHKLVHHMITEEEFEAGWQDMLGNYNLRKHPFLTRIYEVRHKWAKPYFRGVFCAKMTSTQRSESANHLLKGYVPPGCPMHLFLKQFEKLQFDRDSEESFQEKRTLLSGVSLRLNLPIEAC is encoded by the exons ATGTCCACCAATGGCGTCGAGCTCGATGG GGTGTGTGCTCCGCCCGCGGCATGGAACAGCTGCGCCTATCCAGTTGAGTCGCAAGATTCGATGAGCGTCCCAACCATGGCGTTTGGCACCGGCGGCGACGCACAGCTAGTCGGGGATGCAGCTAGGGCCGAGGTGTGTTCTGAAGCAACCAGTGGTTGGACACGCAG GGTGAGGATCGGGAAAGCCCCGGAGGAAAGGGAGATGAACCCAAATAGGAAATCAGCTCTTGAATTGTCTCTGCGCGCTTATGCTGATAAGAAGGATGGCCCTGTTCTCTGTCCAAGTATTGGAACAAGCTTTGACTCTATTGATGAGGCTTATGAGTTCTACAATCTTTATTCATGGGAATGTGGTTTTGGAGTTAGGCTCGCGAAAAGTAGACTGAATGTAGAGAGGAAGAGATGCATGCAAGAGATCGTGTGTGCTTGTGCG GGCAAACCAATCAGGGAAAACAGCCGCTCGTCCAGGTGTGGCTGCAACGCCATGATAAGACTGTTGCGGTCAAATGACAAAGGGTGGTATATTGCAGAACACAAAGATGCCCATAATCACCCGCTGTCTTTGACGTGTGGGCAGAAGCTGCACTGGAAGTCTCATAGACATATAGATAGATACACCAAGGATCTAGTTAAACAGTTGAGAGACAATAATGTGGGGCTTGGAAAGGTGTTCAGTATCGTTGGTAGTTATTTCGGTTCAGTAGATAATGTGCCATTTACGAAGAGGTCGTTGAAGACACTCTGTAGGAAACTAAACAGAGAGCAGTCTGACATGGATGCAGTGAAGACGATGGAGATTCTGTCTGAGATGAAGGCTAATGATCCTGATTTCAATTACACAGTGCAAGTGGACGAGGAGAGCCGTGTAAAAACACtgatgtgggtaacaagcaaaggttTTGATCAGTACAGGTGCTTCGGAGATGCAATAACTTTTGATACAACGTACCGGACCAATCTATATGATATGCCTTTCGGTCTTTTTGTTGGAGTTAACAATCACTTCCAAAGCATAATTTTTGGTGGCGCAATGATGAGGGATGAGAAAGAGGACACATTCAAGTGGATATTCAGGGAGTTCATCCGCATGGTTGGTGGCAAACACCCGCAGACGATTCTTACTG ACCAGGCGTGTGCTATGGAACTGGCTATTGCGGTAGAACTACCAAACACAGTACACCGTTGGTGTAAGTGGCACGTTTTGAAGAAGGCGAAGGAGTCGATGGGTGTGCTCTGGAGCAAGGACAGTAAATTTAAGATGGAGTTCCACAAGCTTGTACATCACATGATCACGGAGGAAGAATTTGAAGCTGGTTGGCAGGACATGTTGGGAAATTACAACTTGAGGAAGCATCCATTCCTGACGCGGATATACGAGGTGCGGCATAAGTGGGCAAAGCCATATTTTAGAGGCGTGTTTTGTGCAAAGATGACTAGCACGCAACGAAGCGAAAGTGCTAACCATCTGCTGAAGGGTTATGTTCCACCGGGGTGCCCTATGCACCTTTTCTTGAAACAATTCGAAAAGCTTCAGTTTGACAGGGACTCAGAAGAGAGCTTCCAAGAGAAGAGGACATTGCTA AGTGGTGTCTCACTTCGACTAAACCTGCCAATAGAGGCATGCTAG
- the LOC119317544 gene encoding protein FAR1-RELATED SEQUENCE 5-like isoform X2 yields the protein MNPNRKSALELSLRAYADKKDGPVLCPSIGTSFDSIDEAYEFYNLYSWECGFGVRLAKSRLNVERKRCMQEIVCACAGKPIRENSRSSRCGCNAMIRLLRSNDKGWYIAEHKDAHNHPLSLTCGQKLHWKSHRHIDRYTKDLVKQLRDNNVGLGKVFSIVGSYFGSVDNVPFTKRSLKTLCRKLNREQSDMDAVKTMEILSEMKANDPDFNYTVQVDEESRVKTLMWVTSKGFDQYRCFGDAITFDTTYRTNLYDMPFGLFVGVNNHFQSIIFGGAMMRDEKEDTFKWIFREFIRMVGGKHPQTILTDQACAMELAIAVELPNTVHRWCKWHVLKKAKESMGVLWSKDSKFKMEFHKLVHHMITEEEFEAGWQDMLGNYNLRKHPFLTRIYEVRHKWAKPYFRGVFCAKMTSTQRSESANHLLKGYVPPGCPMHLFLKQFEKLQFDRDSEESFQEKRTLLSGVSLRLNLPIEAC from the exons ATGAACCCAAATAGGAAATCAGCTCTTGAATTGTCTCTGCGCGCTTATGCTGATAAGAAGGATGGCCCTGTTCTCTGTCCAAGTATTGGAACAAGCTTTGACTCTATTGATGAGGCTTATGAGTTCTACAATCTTTATTCATGGGAATGTGGTTTTGGAGTTAGGCTCGCGAAAAGTAGACTGAATGTAGAGAGGAAGAGATGCATGCAAGAGATCGTGTGTGCTTGTGCG GGCAAACCAATCAGGGAAAACAGCCGCTCGTCCAGGTGTGGCTGCAACGCCATGATAAGACTGTTGCGGTCAAATGACAAAGGGTGGTATATTGCAGAACACAAAGATGCCCATAATCACCCGCTGTCTTTGACGTGTGGGCAGAAGCTGCACTGGAAGTCTCATAGACATATAGATAGATACACCAAGGATCTAGTTAAACAGTTGAGAGACAATAATGTGGGGCTTGGAAAGGTGTTCAGTATCGTTGGTAGTTATTTCGGTTCAGTAGATAATGTGCCATTTACGAAGAGGTCGTTGAAGACACTCTGTAGGAAACTAAACAGAGAGCAGTCTGACATGGATGCAGTGAAGACGATGGAGATTCTGTCTGAGATGAAGGCTAATGATCCTGATTTCAATTACACAGTGCAAGTGGACGAGGAGAGCCGTGTAAAAACACtgatgtgggtaacaagcaaaggttTTGATCAGTACAGGTGCTTCGGAGATGCAATAACTTTTGATACAACGTACCGGACCAATCTATATGATATGCCTTTCGGTCTTTTTGTTGGAGTTAACAATCACTTCCAAAGCATAATTTTTGGTGGCGCAATGATGAGGGATGAGAAAGAGGACACATTCAAGTGGATATTCAGGGAGTTCATCCGCATGGTTGGTGGCAAACACCCGCAGACGATTCTTACTG ACCAGGCGTGTGCTATGGAACTGGCTATTGCGGTAGAACTACCAAACACAGTACACCGTTGGTGTAAGTGGCACGTTTTGAAGAAGGCGAAGGAGTCGATGGGTGTGCTCTGGAGCAAGGACAGTAAATTTAAGATGGAGTTCCACAAGCTTGTACATCACATGATCACGGAGGAAGAATTTGAAGCTGGTTGGCAGGACATGTTGGGAAATTACAACTTGAGGAAGCATCCATTCCTGACGCGGATATACGAGGTGCGGCATAAGTGGGCAAAGCCATATTTTAGAGGCGTGTTTTGTGCAAAGATGACTAGCACGCAACGAAGCGAAAGTGCTAACCATCTGCTGAAGGGTTATGTTCCACCGGGGTGCCCTATGCACCTTTTCTTGAAACAATTCGAAAAGCTTCAGTTTGACAGGGACTCAGAAGAGAGCTTCCAAGAGAAGAGGACATTGCTA AGTGGTGTCTCACTTCGACTAAACCTGCCAATAGAGGCATGCTAG